In Deefgea piscis, the DNA window GAATGCGGGTAAATCAACCTTTATTCGTGCCGTATCTGCAGCCAAGCCGAAAGTGGCCGATTATCCTTTCACGACTCTGCATCCGAATTTGGGCGTAGTGCGTATCGATGAAAACCGCAGTTTTGTCATTGCTGACGTACCGGGTTTGATCGAAGGTGCAAGCGACGGTGCGGGTCTTGGTCATCGCTTCTTAAAGCATTTGCAACGTACTGGTATTTTGTTGCACTTGGTCGATTTAGCACCGTTTGATGCCGATACCGATCCGGTTGCCGAAGCTAAAGCGATTGTTGAAGAACTACGTAAATATGACGAAAATCTTTACAATAAGCCGCGCTGGTTGGTGCTGAATAAAGTCGACATGATTCCAGAGGACGAACGTGAAGAACGCGTTGCGGCCTTTTTGGAAGCCTACGGTTGGGATGCGGGCGTACAAAATCCATACGCCGATTTTGAACCACTAAAACCACGCTTGTTTGTGATTGCGGGTTTGACCGGCGAAGGTTGCCGCGATTTGACTTACGCGATTATGGATTACCTTGAAGCGGCGAAAAAAATCGCCCGTGAGGAAGCTGAAGTTGAAGCCGCACGCGTCGCTGCTGAAAAAGCCGCTTTGCTGGCAGCGCGTGCAGCAGCGCTAGAAGCGGGTGATGTGAAGTAATTTAAGATTGCCGTTGATCCACAGCGAATCTGTTTAACGCCACACTCAGATGAATTTATTTGAGGGTGGCGTTTTAATTTCCACACGGATTTAACGGTGGTTTAGGCGGTAAATATCGACTGGCGCAGTGCTTGTGCTGTTTTTCTCTCAATGAGACTTCTCTTGGCTGGCTGATGTTTTGATTGTTTTTCCGCGCATTTAGCTTTAGCCTTGCTCCTCCCTGATATTTGTCATCCTCATGCAAGACGAAAACGAACTCTCTCAATTTTTTGCCAATGGTTTCGCGCCCGATGATTTGCCATCGATGGCGAGTTTATTGCGCGCGCGGCATTATCTTGATGCTTTTATTACGTTATTTCGCGGTGGCGAAGACGAAGTTTTAGTGCGCTTACTGATTTTGCGTGAAATTGGCGCGCGCGCTGATGCGCCGCGGTGGTCGCCGCAAGATTTGCAAATGCATTTTTCCTACCTCAATCCAATCAAGCTCGATACGGTGCTCAAGCGCTTGCGTGAAAACGGCTTATTGATTTGGGATGTGGATGAGCAGCTCTATGCGATGAGCGAATCGGGCCGCGTTGCGCTGGCAGCGCTCGGCACCGTGGTGCAATTTGCTGATGGCGACGCTGAGTTGGGATATTTAACATCACAAGTTGCCGCCGGGCAGTCGCTCGGTCAAGTCTCGAACGAAGTGCTGCTCAATTTATTGGCGCGTTTGAACGAGCTTTATACCGACTTTGAAGCGGCGCTGGAGTCGCAGTCTGAGTTCCAAATCCGCGCTGCGCGGGAAAAACTCGAAAAAGTCTGGCAATGGGTGGAAAAAGGCACCGATGTGATTCGCACGGTGCTGACCGATGAGACGACCGATCCTC includes these proteins:
- the obgE gene encoding GTPase ObgE codes for the protein MKFIDEARIEAIGGKGGNGSASMRREKFVPRGGPDGGDGGKGGTVWAIADEDINTLVDYRFQKKYKARDGDNGRGADCYGKGGDDIELRMPIGTMITDAETGEVVADLTSNGVRIAIAKGGTGGFGNLHFKSSINRAPRQTTPGFEGERRDLRLELKVLADVGLLGMPNAGKSTFIRAVSAAKPKVADYPFTTLHPNLGVVRIDENRSFVIADVPGLIEGASDGAGLGHRFLKHLQRTGILLHLVDLAPFDADTDPVAEAKAIVEELRKYDENLYNKPRWLVLNKVDMIPEDEREERVAAFLEAYGWDAGVQNPYADFEPLKPRLFVIAGLTGEGCRDLTYAIMDYLEAAKKIAREEAEVEAARVAAEKAALLAARAAALEAGDVK